The Nitrosopumilus sp. genome includes the window TTCTAAATCCGAATCCACTTCTGTCTTTACTCTTTTTAATTCCCTGTGTTTTTCAAGTTCTGAAATGAAATCTCTGATGTCTTCTATTCCCACGATGATTCACTAGTCAGATCAAGTATAAGCTTAACTCGTTTTTACATTGGTGGAAGTTCTGTTTTTTTATCATGTCCGCCAGAGCCGAATTTGCAGTAAAAACATAATTCTGATTCCATGTATTTCAGTTGCTCAACCTGAATAGCTCCGAGTTTCAATGCAATTTTTGTCAAGATTTTGTATTTTAATGGCATTGCTGGAATTACTTCATCCATGTATACTCTGTAATGATCGGGACAGAACTTTAGGGTGACTTTTGATGGCTCTTTGCCTTTTTCATTTACTTGTTTTGTAAAGTTGATCTGCTCTCGTATGTATTCATGTTTTGGACATGGACAATTCTTGCCTCCTGGATGCTTGTAGGCGGGCGTATTCTTCCAATCAAAATCTGGAAATTCTTTTTCAAAGTCATCCATGTCATCATTTATGCAATTTAGCATATAAAACTTGATCAAAATTAGTTGGCGTAATCAACCCAAATGTACATAAACCCCGGATTGACCACCAAAATTATGGCAGCTGCTAAAAAGCAAACTAAAGCAGATCTTGAAAACAAGATTGCCGAATTAGAAGCAAAGCTAAACAAACTTTCTACTCAGCTAGAATCAAAACCAGCTGAAGCAAAGCCAGCAGAGACTAAACCTGCTGAGGTTAAACCAGCTGAAACAAAACCAGCTCCAGCAAAACCTGCTGAGAGACCTGCAGCAACTACCAAACCAAAAGGTGTACTACCTAAAGGTATGGAAGAAAAACCAGCAGAGACTCCAAAACCAGCAGAAACAACTGCACAACCTCCAGCAACTGTTCAAGATGCATTAGAGAATGCATACATGACTGCTCCAATGACTGATTTCCATCAGTACAGAGCTAAAGTCACAGGTTATTCTCCATCTCCAAACAGATACTATGTTAGAAGAACTGCTCCTGTAGGAAAAGTTCCAACTACAAATTGGAATGATCAAAAAGTAAAGGTAACTGGATACACAGCATGTTCAAACCAATACTATGCTACAAAAGCAAGAATGGCATACCATCCAGCTGACAAAACATTTGGAAGTTTTAGTGGAATCAATATGTCTGTTGAAGGCGTTGATGCACCAGCACAACAAACTCCAACACCAGAACCACCAAAGCCTAAAAGAGGCACACTACCAAAAGGTTTCTAATTCAACAACATCCTTTATTTTCTATTTTTAATAGTAATATTCTTCTTTGATCATATTCTATATCACATATGGCTCCAAAAATTCCATGTCCTAATTGCAAACAAAACGAATGGCTTGAAAATAATGAACTAAGTTATCTGCCAACTGTTATCAAAATGGATGACGGAACTTATGCTGCAGATACAAACAACGGAATTCATGTTAGATTATGGAGATGCAATAACTGTCTATTTGTAATGCAATTTTGGGAACCTGATTAAATAAAAACTGATGAAATTTTTACAACATATCCTTGTTTTTCACTAAATTTTTTGATTAATTTTTTCTTATGATCAAAATGTAAATAAACAATGCAATCTTTACTGAAAGGAATGGCAGGAAAAACAAAAGCAAGTACGAAAAAGGATCTAGAAGCCAAAATAGCAGCGCTAGAGGAAAAATTAACTAAATTATCAACACAGCTTGAAGCCAAGCCAAAACCAGCTGAAGCAAAGCCAGCAGAGACTAAACCTGCTGAGGTTAAACCAGCTGAAACAAAACCAGCTCCAGCAAAACCTGCTGAGAGACCTGCAGCAACTACCAAACCAAAAGGTGTACTACCTAAAGGTATGGAAGAAAAACCAGCAGAGACTCCAAAACCAGCAGAAACAACTGCACAACCTCCAGCAACTGTTCAAGATGCATTAGAGAATGCATACATGACTGCTCCAATGACTGATTTCCATCAGTACAGAGCTAAAGTCACAGGTTATTCTCCATCTCCAAACAGATACTATGTTAGAAGAACTGCTCCTGTAGGAAAAGTTCCAACTACAAATTGGAATGATCAAAAAGTAAAGGTAACTGGATACACAGCATGTTCAAACCAATACTATGCTACAAAAGCAAGAATGGCATACCATCCAGCTGACAAAACATTTGGAAGTTTTAGTGGAATCAATATGTCTGTTGAAGGCGTTGATGCACCAGCACAACAAACTCCAACACCAGAACCACCAAAGCCTGCAAAGGGGACTCTTCCAAAAGGTATGGGGCAAACACAGCAAGCTCCTCCTCAACAACAATCAACATATGTTGCAGATGATGGAAAATCTAGAGAAGAAAAATTAGCAGAATATGAAGCTGATTACTTGCAAAGATTAGAACAACAAAGAATTGATGAAGAAAAAGAATTCCAACAACTCTTAGAAGCTGAAGCTAAAGCTAGATCAACAGCTAGTAGAGGTACTTTGCCAAAAGGTTTTGAACCAAAACCCGAACCAGAAGCCCCAAAAGCATCTAGAGGCACACTACCAAAAGGTTTCTGATCTTCAACCTTTTTACTTATTTTATTTTAAATTTAGAAAATCTTCTAGCACTTCTTTAGAGTGTCCTGCAGGTTTTACTTTGGGATATATTTTGAAAATTTTTCCTTTTTCATTTACAAGAAATGTACTTCTCATAACTCCCATGTATTCTCTACCCATGAATTTTTTCTTACCCCAAACACCAAAGAGATTTGAAACTTCTTTGTCTACATCTGCTAATAACGGATATTTGATTTTCATTTTATCGCAGAATTTTTTATGAGAATCTACATCGTCTGGGCTGATGCCGATAATTTCAATTCCTTCTTTTTGGAATTTTTTATAATCTTTTGAAAATTCATCTGCCTCTGTTGTACAACCTGGAGTGAAATCTTTTGGGTAAAAGTAAATGGCATGTTTTTTGCCTTTAAAATCACTAGACTTTACTTTGTTGCCATTTGCATCATTTACTGCAAATTTTGGAACAGAATCTCCTTCAGAAATCATGTATTCTCAAATGAATTGATCTATAATTAATTACTTTATGACTGTATTAGATCACATTCACAGTCCGAATCTTTTATATGGAAATTGGCGGGGCTTTTGCTCATGGTTAGTCCTAGAAATTGGCTTGCAGAAGCAATTTCCACATTTGCATTGGTCTTCTTTGGACCTTTATCGGTAATTCTTTCTGCATCTGTTTTTGGAGATGGACTATCTATTGAAGCAATTATTATGATATCTTTGGGCCACGGTGCAGCTATCGCATTTATGGTCTATGCATTTGGACACGTGTCTGGTGCTCACATCAACCCTGCAGTTACAATTCCTATGATGATTACGAAGAAAATTGGAATTGCAGACGGTATTGGATACATTGTATTTCAAATAATTGGGGCAATAATTGCAACCGGTACTCTAGTTGCACTGTTCCCTGAAGTTGGAAAAGATGTTTTCTGGGGTGCACATGGAGGACCAAGTGATTTGCTTGGAGGAAGCATGATGTCTGGATTGATAGTTGAAATCATTTTGACTTTCTTCTTGGTAACTGTAATCTTTATGACTGCAGTTCACAAAAAAGCCCCAAAGAGCGTTTACGGTGCAGTAATTGGTGGAATGATCTTCTTATTGCACTTGGTAGGTGTTCCATTAACTGGAGCTTCAATGAATCCTGCAAGATCTTTCTCTCCTACACTATTTGCAGGTGACGCAGGACTGTGGGAAGTACAATGGCTGTACTGGGTAGGCCCAATCGTTGGTGGTATCATTGCTGGCTTGATAATGAATTACATCTATGTCAACAAAGCAGAACAAGAAGCATAATCCTAACATTTTTAAAAATTTGAACTTTAATTTTTACATATGACTTCTGCTGAAGATATTTCCAAAATGTTTTACAGTGAATCTGAAAAACTTGTTTCTCTATTTGACACTGCTGATTCAAAAACTGATGTGAATATTCATGAGATTGTCGAGACATATTATCAAGTCATGAATGTCTCGTCTATGGCATCTATGCTTAAACAACAGGCTACTGAATCTGAGGAATTAACAAAAACAATTCAGCAAACTGAAAAACTAATTTCTTCAAGGTTTGATTCTACAATCCATCCAAAAATTATGGAAAAACTATCTCTGTCTATTCAAGAACTGACAAAGACTCTGCAATCAGGCTCTGGTGAGAAATCAAAAGAGCAAACAGAATCAGATGCTAAACTCTTCGAAGAACTACGTCAGAATATGAGTACTAGAGAGTTTGTCCAACAATATGAAAATGGTCTTTCTCATGATTGAGGATATTGCAAAAAATTTAGTTGAATTAAAAAAAGAATTTGTTAAAGTATATGACGGTAAAAGTCAGATACAGGAGGTAATTCCAAAATCAAAATCTGATTTGTTCCCCATTGAGAAATCTCATTTAGAACTGCTACATCAATTTGCATCAAAGAATCCTATCTATTACAATTCATATGAAAAACAAGTTGGTTCAGTTGATTGTATTGTCTATGAGGGTGACATTAACAAATATTGGCTAAACAGCATACAGCACGGTTCAAGCAAAGCTCCTTTTTCTCCTACTTGGATGATGTCTGCCTATCTTGGTTCATTACTTGCAAAGAATTTGGGCTATTTGCAAGTGGTTGACATTGGTTCTGGCGATGGTCGTATTGCTTTTTGTGCAAAAATTTTAGGATTAGAATCCTTTAGCATTGAAATTGATAATATGCTTGTTGATTTGCAAAAACAATTGACCTTTATTTTGGATTTTAATCCATATTGCTCTGATGCAACTATATTTGATTATTCTTCATTGAATTTATCAAAATCCATATTTTTCATTGGAGGGCTTGCACAGATGGGTGGTGTCTCGTTGGTATCTGGAATCTTAAAAATAATTGATTCGATCCCTAATCTGAAAAAAAATACTGGATGGGTATTTGCTGGAACTTTGTCTCAAAAATATGCTCCTGATCCTAAAAATGAGGCAGGTTGGGGCACATTGATAGAAAAAAGCAATCTAAAATCAATTCAAACTATTTCGTTACCTACCGCTTGGACTTTTCATGAACCTGATGAAACATCCTATATTTTTGCAGAACCTCACTAATAGCAATCCAAATTAAGCGTAACTTTCCCAAACTTTTCGGACTCGTTGCATAGCTTGGATAGTGCGAACGCTTGCGGAGCGTTAGGTCGTCGGTTCGAATCCGATCGGGTCCGTTTTTATCTTTAACTTGTTACTAAAAATTCAAATTAAAAATTAAAAAGAAAAATAAAAAAATTATGTTCTTTTTGGGATCATTGACGGTAAAACTTCTACGATGTGTCTATTCAACGATGCAAATTCATTAGAGTTTGCATTAATGGTACTCAGTGTTTCTTTTGTAGCATTAATCGATGCAATTGCAATCTTGTTTTGAACATCTATAGATGATTTTAATTCTCTTTCAATATCGTTAACAATTTTTATTGTAGCTTCTGACAATCTTGCATTATTTCCTATCTTTGATGCAAATCCTTTCTGAATATCAATAGATGAACATGCAATATTTTTACATGTTTCAATATATTCTTGAAACAGATTAGTTATAGATTGATGATATTGAGGAACAGTTTTTTCGACATACGTATAGATGCTGTCTGTATATCCTTTCCACATTCCATAGAAATCACCTTTATTTTCTAAAATTGGTTTATCCAGTTACAGTACACCTCCTCTCAGGTTGGGCTAAGTGTAATGTTGGATAATCTAAAATCATCCATGAAAGTCCCATTATGTCTTCAGCATTATTTTCTACTCTGAATAATGAAGCGTTTTTGGCATCATTCATTTTCAGAGATGCTCTGGATGTACTTTCCTTTGCAATTTGTATGATTTGACTCATGAAATGTTCTATGGTTTAGAACCTA containing:
- a CDS encoding trans-sialidase, producing MYINPGLTTKIMAAAKKQTKADLENKIAELEAKLNKLSTQLESKPAEAKPAETKPAEVKPAETKPAPAKPAERPAATTKPKGVLPKGMEEKPAETPKPAETTAQPPATVQDALENAYMTAPMTDFHQYRAKVTGYSPSPNRYYVRRTAPVGKVPTTNWNDQKVKVTGYTACSNQYYATKARMAYHPADKTFGSFSGINMSVEGVDAPAQQTPTPEPPKPKRGTLPKGF
- a CDS encoding trans-sialidase; the encoded protein is MQSLLKGMAGKTKASTKKDLEAKIAALEEKLTKLSTQLEAKPKPAEAKPAETKPAEVKPAETKPAPAKPAERPAATTKPKGVLPKGMEEKPAETPKPAETTAQPPATVQDALENAYMTAPMTDFHQYRAKVTGYSPSPNRYYVRRTAPVGKVPTTNWNDQKVKVTGYTACSNQYYATKARMAYHPADKTFGSFSGINMSVEGVDAPAQQTPTPEPPKPAKGTLPKGMGQTQQAPPQQQSTYVADDGKSREEKLAEYEADYLQRLEQQRIDEEKEFQQLLEAEAKARSTASRGTLPKGFEPKPEPEAPKASRGTLPKGF
- the bcp gene encoding thioredoxin-dependent thiol peroxidase — translated: MISEGDSVPKFAVNDANGNKVKSSDFKGKKHAIYFYPKDFTPGCTTEADEFSKDYKKFQKEGIEIIGISPDDVDSHKKFCDKMKIKYPLLADVDKEVSNLFGVWGKKKFMGREYMGVMRSTFLVNEKGKIFKIYPKVKPAGHSKEVLEDFLNLK
- a CDS encoding aquaporin — protein: MVSPRNWLAEAISTFALVFFGPLSVILSASVFGDGLSIEAIIMISLGHGAAIAFMVYAFGHVSGAHINPAVTIPMMITKKIGIADGIGYIVFQIIGAIIATGTLVALFPEVGKDVFWGAHGGPSDLLGGSMMSGLIVEIILTFFLVTVIFMTAVHKKAPKSVYGAVIGGMIFLLHLVGVPLTGASMNPARSFSPTLFAGDAGLWEVQWLYWVGPIVGGIIAGLIMNYIYVNKAEQEA